The genomic window GCTTTCAGATTGAGCCCCAAACTGAGGGCTATATCCGGCATGCCGTTGACAGTGGGCTTCATGATGCTGTGGGTGGCGATCGCTTGAAGGGTGAACTGCACTACATCTTGGAGGCTGACTACTGGCGTCCCGCCCTCAAGCTGCTCGCTAATTTAGGAGCTCTACGATGCATCCATGCAGAGTTGCAGATGACGCCAGCCCTTTGGCAACAAGTTGCTCGCACCGAGCGCTGGCTCAAGCGCTTCGATACAAAGCCCCAGCGACTGAACCACTTGCAAACTATCTTAGAGTTGCTAATCGCCAGTCTAAAGCCAGAACAACGGGGCGATGTAGCCCAGAAGCTACATTTGACCACAGACAGTATTGAGCGGCTAGAAAACCTGGCACAGACCGAGCAAACTCTCTGTCAATACCTGGGTAGGCTCAGCCGTCCTAGCGAGATTGTCTTTGCACTACGCGAGGTTGATCTCGGCACGCTAGTTCTGTTCCTAGCGAGGTCTAGACCTCCCTTGCGTCGCTTCCTCTGGTGCTATTTAACGACTTGGTCGCTAGCTCAACCGCCTTTAACAGGAGATGACCTTAAGCAACTGGGCTACCGACCAGGTCGTAGCTTTAGGACCATGTTGGACGCACTGCTGGCAGCCAAACTGGATGGTGAGGTGACAACACCCGAGCAGGCTGTCAGCTTTCTTAAAGAGAACTTTCCTTTGAACTAGAGTTTGCTGAACTAGAACTGAGGAATCACAGACTCAGGAATTGGTGGTTTGGGTCGCCAGCATCTGCTTGAGTCTTTCCAGTTCCTGCGCCCATCGGGGGTCTGGTTGTGCGGCTTCTGAGGGGGTAGAAGTTGTGCCAGCGGTACCAGAGCTAGAGCGGCGAGACTTGTTAGCGCTGCCGCCACCACTGCGCTTACCACCACCACTACTCCCACTACTGCTGGCCTGAGGTGCAGCCGCGGGAGGAGCCACTTCATCTTTGCCCTTTTCACGGGGTTGAGCCTTCTCTACCCGCAGTGCTTGGTCTGCAAAGACCATGCCATTGAATTTTTCAATTAACTGGTCAGC from Leptolyngbya sp. FACHB-261 includes these protein-coding regions:
- a CDS encoding RNA-binding protein; the protein is MSIRLYVGNLAEDVDRQALENLFIQEGENISIKLITDRKTNKCRGFGFVTVNTDEQADQLIEKFNGMVFADQALRVEKAQPREKGKDEVAPPAAAPQASSSGSSGGGKRSGGGSANKSRRSSSGTAGTTSTPSEAAQPDPRWAQELERLKQMLATQTTNS